The genomic DNA GTAACCAAATTACCACCCTGCTTTTCCAGATTGAATCCTTGGAGATAATCGGCGTGATATTTTGAACCCATTGAGATTAATCCAGCTTCTAACTCAATCACTGTACCATCTTCCAGTTCTACTCCACTCATCTGGTGGTTCTTGCCCAAAAATTGCTTAATAGGTGTTTCCACCAACTGATAACCATATTTCTGTAATTTCTGACGCAACTGGAATTCCACCTCAAATTTCCCCTGGGTAAACAAAGTAATGTAAGGTGTAAACCAACCAAGAGGAAAGACTACTTCTGCATTACTGTTGCTATTTGCAAACACACCTACCTTTTTGTTTGTCATTTCATAGCCATCGCAGATGAGACATACGTGCAGATTGTACCCAGCATAATCGTAAACATTTTGCGTATTTTCCATCTCTGCCAAGTAGTCAATAATACCACTAGCCACAATTAGGTATTTGGAACGAAAGGTTTGATAGACGCTATCTTGCCTGCCAACTTTGACGTGCACGGCAAAGGTTTCTCCTTCATCTACTACTTCTTCCACATAACCATCAAGAAGGTCTCCGCCAAGGGATAAGTAATGTTCTCTACCTTGCTTAAGCAGCGTGCGACCAGGTGTGTCTGCAGGCAAACCCACGTAATTGTGCAGTTCTTGCATCCAGAATGATCGGGCTTTGCCTTTATCGATAATTAGACTGGAGAGGAGAT from Chlorogloeopsis sp. ULAP01 includes the following:
- a CDS encoding NAD(P)/FAD-dependent oxidoreductase produces the protein MKLTKRTLAEHTDHIYDAIVVGGGAGGLSAGIYLQRYLLSSLIIDKGKARSFWMQELHNYVGLPADTPGRTLLKQGREHYLSLGGDLLDGYVEEVVDEGETFAVHVKVGRQDSVYQTFRSKYLIVASGIIDYLAEMENTQNVYDYAGYNLHVCLICDGYEMTNKKVGVFANSNSNAEVVFPLGWFTPYITLFTQGKFEVEFQLRQKLQKYGYQLVETPIKQFLGKNHQMSGVELEDGTVIELEAGLISMGSKYHADYLQGFNLEKQGGNLVTDKMACTSHPRIFAIGDLKVGLNQVVIAAADGALAATQIWRDIRRRHCQVNEGSSR